In the genome of Arachis stenosperma cultivar V10309 chromosome 6, arast.V10309.gnm1.PFL2, whole genome shotgun sequence, the window CCATTATACATATACTTATCTATCACTGACAATGCTATCAGTTCTGCACTTGTAACAGAAACGGATCGGAACCAACAGCCAGTCTATTTTGTGAGCAAGTCCTTACAAAACGCCGAGCTTCGCTACCCAAGGTTGGAAAAGCTTGCCTTAGCTCTAGTGTTCTCATCAAGACGCCTCCGACCATATTTCCAAAGTCACACAATCATCGTCAGAACAGGACAACCTTTGCGGCAGGTTCTTTCAAAACCTGAATTAGCAGGAAGACTAATTAAGTGGGCTATCGAGTTGTCAGAATTTGACATTCAATATCAGCCACGAGGGTCGGTCAAGTCCCAATACCTCGTAGACTTTATCGCcgaacttacagaaccatgtTCAGCCACATCCAGTCCAACCTGGACCTTATTTGTAGACGGGGCTTCCAACCCTCAAGGCGCGGGCGCTGGAATACTACTCGAAAGTTCAGATGGGATAGTCATCGAGCACTCCCTCAGATTCTCATTCAAGGCCAGCAACAACCAATCCGAATATGAGGCCCTCATCGCAGGGCTCAGGTTAGCAACCGATCTACATATTGATAGTTTAAGAGTTTACTGTGATTCATTATTGATTGTCCAGCAGGTAAACCACAGTTTTCAAACAAAAGACCCGATCTTATTAAAATACTTGGATATTGTTCATCAACTGTTACAAAATTTTTCAACAATAGATATCATTCATATTCCTAGGGAACAAAACCATAGAGCAGATATTCTGTCAAAATTAGCAACTACACAGACATACACCACTACCCTTCTACAGTCAACATTAGATAAGCCGAGCATTGATACACATAACGTTCTAAACATTGTTGATAAAGAAAATTGGCAACAACCTTACATTCAATACCTCAGTTCGGGAACCATTCCGAGCTACATTGACAATAAGGGTAAATTCAGAAGACAAGCCTCCTATTATACACTGTTAAATGATAACCTGTACAGGCGAGGATACTCTCGACCTCTACTAAAATGTTTGGACAGGGCAGATGCCGAACTTGTATTATCAGAAGCACACGAGGGAATTTGTGGAATACACTCTGGAGCTCGAAGCCTATCACAGAAAATCCTCCGAGCCGGTTTCTACTGGCCGACGATATGGGAAGATAGCAAACACAAGGTCAGAACATGTGATAATTGTCAGCGGCATTCGCCGACCATTCATCTACCGGCAGAGCATCTTCACCATTCGACGGTAAGCTGGCCATTCGAAAAATGGGGAATCGATATTCTAGGACCTTTCCCCACTGCTCCAAGACAGGTAAAATACTTGGTAGTGGCAATTGATTACTTTTCCAAGTGGATTGAAGCACAACCTTTGGCAAAAATCACATCCGCACAAATGATAAGCTTCGTTTGGAAAAACATAATATGCAGATTTGGCATACCGAGTAATATTATAACTGACAATGGCCTTCAATTTATCGACCAAAGTTTTAAAGCTTTTTTGCAGAGTCTTAAAATAAAACAGCATTTTTCTTCAGTCGAACATCCACAGTCAAACGGATTAGCAGAAGCCGCCAATAAGGTTATTCTCCAGGCTTTAAGGAAAAAGCTAGACGACGCAAAGGGATTATGGGCCGAGCTTGTGCCAGAAGTGTTATGGGCATATAATACTACTGCTCattcaacaacaaaagaaagccCATTCCGTTTGGTATACGGATCTGAAGCTATGATCCCCATAGAAGTCTCACATGGCTCAATGCGGACGATAGCTAAGGAGCATGACCAAGCTCGGCAAGCAGAACTCGATCTAATTGAGGAGATACGAGAAACAGCAGCCATTCGACACCGAGCATTACAGCAACAACTCAGCCGACGATATGGGCAGAAGGTGAAACCGAGGACCTTCAACACTGGTGACTTGGTACTCAGAAAAACCGAACAAGCCCGCCGACCTCCCTCTCATGGGAAACTTGCTGCAACATGGGATGGTCCCTACAAAATATCTGAAGTCCTCGGCAGAGGGGCGTACAAGTTGGAAGACATTAATGGCACTCAACTTCCTAGCACATGGAACGTCGGCTCCCTGAAGCGATACTACAGTTAGCAAATCAGCAGGCCAGTACTCTTTCTCCTACCACGAGAATTTTTCCCAAAGTTTTTTGCTCGTggaggttttaacgaggctgGCTTACCttgaaaaaattaaacattTCACAGGTACTGCTGTTAATACATTGTAATTTACATTTCACTTTAATCAAACTGATCAATCATTCCCCGAACGGGACTTACTCCAGACCAAATTACACTCCTTTAAAGGAGAAACAGATTATATCTAAAGTCGCATTATTACTATACGAATGCGCAAATACCATAATCCAAACTGTCATTAAAGCCATCCGAAGGCAACAAAATACACGATGGGGAAAGCAAACAAACCCCAATCAAAACAGTTTTCTGACAGATAAATacttaaatacaaaatattactGTTCAGTCATAACAAACCAGATCCtcaattcaaaacaaaaaattttttctcaAAAGAAAATATCAGTTATTTAAACTGtcacctccttcttcttcatcgTCAACAAGCTTACCATCCCGAATTACTTTACCGGGATCCATGGCCGAAAAATCTTCTTCCGGACACAAAAACCTCGCCTGATTAATAGCCCGTTGAAAACCCTCAGCAAAAGCATCCAGAACATCTCCTTCCCTACGATTCTCAAGATCTTTCATCTTCGCCGACACCTCAATCACCTGAGTACTCAAACTCGACaaatcattttcttttttcttcagCAGACCAGAAATCTCCTCATAACACTCTTTTTGGACCTTCAGTTCACTCTCGACCTCAGACAGCTTTTTCTTCAAATCAATTATGTTCGTTTCTTTCAACGAGAGTTGTTCCTTCAATTCAGAAACTTGCGAAACCTCACCAACCGACTTCCTGTGTTTTTTCTCTTGGCTACGACCAATGCAAGCTAGCCGAAACCCCAACACCTAATACCCACAGACCAAAATtcagtccaaaaaaaaaaaaaaacaaaacaaagaacAACAGATACCTGTAAAAACTGATCAACACCTATATCCCCAACCTCCTCTACTCGCCTAACGTCCGTCACAGTCTGAACGACTTCATCAGCAACAATATTAAATGGAAACTTTTGGTTCCACACAGACGAGCTCTCGCCTTCCTCTTCAAATACATGTAGCCTCTGCTGCTTCGTCAAAAAACTTGACAAATCATCCAGCTGAACATTTTCCTCCTTACCCTGCATATCTCCCGACAAAGCTGACTCTGTCTTCCTTTTCTTAAAAACAATCGCCTTCTTCCTCGGCGGGGGCTGATTAACCTCGGCACCCCCATCAGCCTTGTCCGGATTAGACGACGAACCCTCAAAGTTTTTTGCTTTAAATCGAGACCTTAGGCTAGATGCGGTCACCCCTGGAAAAGCACCAGCTGAAAACACCGAACAGTTATTTAGCTAGGCAATCAAAAACACATAACATTAAGAaacaatttttcaaatccttACCAAAGTATTCTACAACAGAGCCCTTATCTTCCTCCCAAGGAAGTAACTCAGACACCGAAATCAAACCACTTTTCTCAACCATCTCTAGCAGAAATGAAATTTTACACTCATTTTGACCGTTTATGAACTCGGGGCCCAGTATGTGTTGCGGATGGCAACACCAATACATAGGAAATTTTTCCCCTAAATGTTCATCAATGTAAAAAGGGAATTCTTCATCAACAGATTTCACTTTCAGATAcatttccttgaaatccttaaaggaagatttataaagtttaaaaaccgaaaaacctGGAGTACTATTCAGATTAATCCATAGACCTTTCCATACCCCCTTAGCCTGAAATAAACAGAAAAACAGTTCTAAATCCGGCTTAACTTCAAGGAAATCCATCAAACCTTGGAAACATCTAATAAAAGCCCAGCCATTAGGATGTACTTGGGAGGGCGCACAGTTCAGTTGTTTCAAAACACTACATTCGAAACTGGTAAAGGGAAGCTTCACTCGCAACTCCTCCATGACGCAGCTATACATATAAAAACTTTGAAAATCGTTCCTTCTATGAAAAACACGATCGGACCGGTTGCATGGCAACAGTTCTAGCCGAAAACCAGCCCTAGCTATCCTACCCAGATTCACCCTGTTGACACTCTCAACATCAGAAAACAATGAGCCTCGAATATGCACGTCCCTGTCAACCCAACTATAATCCTCAAAACTTTCGATTTGAGGtaaaaactttttctttttatcacCCATTCCCAAGAAAAATTTAACAAAGGAAGAAGTAGGAGAAGGTTTACTAACCTCTAGTACTCATGCTTCTATGAAAAACTGAAGCTTCAAACTTAAACGGAAAAACAGAGAAGCCACTCTCCTTCCAAGCCACTAATTAAATGAACTTTTCAGTTCCATCAATTAATCCAAACCGCACATCAACACCCACTTAGAACGGTTATAAACCCACTTGGGAAGTTGAACCAAATCATAATAATAACTATACACAAGGCCCAATAAAAACAGGCCCTAAACTAATACATTTTGAAatctctaaaaaaaaaaaaaaagagaacaaaCAAAAAGTACTGCTGAGTGAGCCACGTTGACCTGGGGGCTCCATACACCGAGCTATAACCCGGCAAAAAGCTCAACCCGTCTCCTCAAAGCCAGGCTAAGCTTGGGGGCTGTGATATGACCAGTAAGATCGGTTACGAATTATAGCTCGATAACGCACCCGCAATAATGGCCGAACATTCGCAATAATCAGCATTTATCTCCATAACGTCGGACATGCGATTAATGCTCTCCTCAGACGTTACAGCTTAGATAAAACGGTCATCCCAATCCGAACAAATATAAAAGCAAAGGACAGGAACGAAAGAGGTATGCAATCTTTCTAAGAAAAACTCCTCATATATTGTCCACCTAttaacttgagcgtcggagtgcctttgcaggtacccacCTCCACCTCTCTCTTGCCGACGAAGTCTGGGACATATCTTGGAAGCTTGCCGACCTTACCAGAGGGAACGACCTATACCTCGGCTCACGCTGGTAAGAACAAGAGATATATTATTGATTTGAGCGTTGAACTCCTTTTTGTAGGTTTCACGACCAGACTCAAGCTCTGAAGATCTCACATATCTGATGTCTAGGAAGTTTGGAAGCATTCACCACACAGCAACGACAAGTTATAGATCGAAAAGTATCCTTAACAGAACAATATGTATACGATAAAGATGGCAATAACTAGTTCTATAATAAAacataatattatactattgtAAGAAAATTTGATTAcacatttataaaatatttaattattttattacaataaatttgattattttaataattacgATGTGTATAAAGATGAACAAATATATAACATCTAATTTTGTGTACTCATTTTGTATTTTCGCAAAAAATTTATAGAtgtgaaaattaaagaaaaatgatgAATTAATCCGTTTTCATGGATTTATGTATTATTAGTGTTTAAAATGATTACACATACACACAAGTTAAATAtgttagagatataactatttaataattttataaaataatatatatcaaaatttttatgatttaaaagtttAGAGATGAGATCAAACCAAAACAAATAGAAAATGTATAACTATTAACTTTAAcctgtattatttattttgtatttagatGACAAATATTCACTTAAGAGTTAAGCATGTTTTTAGTCCTTAATATATAAGTCAAAAA includes:
- the LOC130933498 gene encoding uncharacterized protein LOC130933498, with product MTPEDTKTARPISQKKRNLGTEKRQASIAEVQKLIHANFIREIRFTTWLANVVMNAGATYQRLMNKIFQQQIGRNIEVYVDDMVAKTKLGDSHIQDLAEIFGQIRRYNMRLNPEKCAFGVQGGKFLGFILTSRGIEANPEKCQAILTMQSPSTVKDVQRLTGRLAALSRFLPCLAPKSSNFFQCLKKNAKHFEWNQDCELAFQKLKEFLSKPPVLQKPKPGEPLYIYLSITDNAISSALVTETDRNQQPVYFVSKSLQNAELRYPRLEKLALALVFSSRRLRPYFQSHTIIVRTGQPLRQVLSKPELAGRLIKWAIELSEFDIQYQPRGSVKSQYLVDFIAELTEPCSATSSPTWTLFVDGASNPQGAGAGILLESSDGIVIEHSLRFSFKASNNQSEYEALIAGLRLATDLHIDSLRVYCDSLLIVQQVNHSFQTKDPILLKYLDIVHQLLQNFSTIDIIHIPREQNHRADILSKLATTQTYTTTLLQSTLDKPSIDTHNVLNIVDKENWQQPYIQYLSSGTIPSYIDNKGKFRRQASYYTLLNDNLYRRGYSRPLLKCLDRADAELVLSEAHEGICGIHSGARSLSQKILRAGFYWPTIWEDSKHKVRTCDNCQRHSPTIHLPAEHLHHSTVSWPFEKWGIDILGPFPTAPRQVKYLVVAIDYFSKWIEAQPLAKITSAQMISFVWKNIICRFGIPSNIITDNGLQFIDQSFKAFLQSLKIKQHFSSVEHPQSNGLAEAANKVILQALRKKLDDAKGLWAELVPEVLWAYNTTAHSTTKESPFRLVYGSEAMIPIEVSHGSMRTIAKEHDQARQAELDLIEEIRETAAIRHRALQQQLSRRYGQKVKPRTFNTGDLVLRKTEQARRPPSHGKLAATWDGPYKISEVLGRGAYKLEDINGTQLPSTWNVGSLKRYYS